Below is a window of Bacteroidota bacterium DNA.
AAACACAAATCCGCTGATCTGATCCAGTACCCCAGCCAACTTAAGTTGCGTCATCATTCGGTCTACACGGTAAACAGCCTCTCCAATGTCTTCTAAAAAGAGGATATGCCCCGACCATTCAGGCATGCGTGGCGAACCAAGCATGGCTGTTAACACAGTCAGGTTGCCGCCTACCAGCCGGCCCCTGGCTTTTCCCGTCGTTATTGTTCTCGTTCTGTTCTCGATCGGTACGAGCCCTTGCCCTTCCGTCTTTGGGTTTTTGTACAAAACCTGGTCCCCTTTAAAAACCAATGCATCCAGGTACTGCGCCGCAAATGGATTCCAAACAGAATTCCCATTGGGTCCATGGAACGTTATGAGTCCGGTTTGGGCGTAGAGTGCAAGCAATAGCGCTGTCACATCGCTATACCCCATAAATATCTTGGGATTTTTGCGTATTAAACCATAATCAATTTTTTCTATGATGCGCGCACTCCCCCACCCACCGTGTAATGCAAAGATGGCATCGACGCTATCATCAGAAAACATGGTGTTGATGTCTGTTGCGCGTTCTTCATCAGTCCCTGCAAAATACCCCCACCGGTTCATCATGTGCTCGCCGGCCTTCATTTTCAAGCCCAAAACATCCAGTGTCTCTTCTATAATCTCTATCTGCACGGTTTCATAGGTCACACCGGCCGGACTAACCAGACCCACCGTATCCCCTACAGCCAGTGCTTTGGGTTTCATAATGCTACGCGATTGATACTGCCACTCCGAGCTACTCAAACTGCCGGCAGCAGTTATTGCCAACATGGAAGATTTCAAAAATGACCGCCGGGAAGCTCCCATCTTTTGCCTGTTATTTTTGTCCCTGATGCCTGATCAATAAGATCCACATTTTACAGGGATCATCAGCATTTAGTCAATTTTTTCTCAGCATTTCATCCTGGCGTCTGTATTTGCCGCCTGCCGATCAGCTTAACACCGACTACACAGTGACTTACCTTGCAATCACCAGTTGGGTAGTTGCCGTTTTCTCACCCGTTACCAGACGCGCAAAGTATACACCGGGCGCAACCCGAGCGGCACCCCAAGTGGCCTGATAAACCCCAGACAGCTTGTTTTCGTCAACTAGGGTTGCAACACGCCGGCCCAACACATCAAAAACCTCAAGCCGTACGGCACCAGATCTATCAATCGCATATGGGATTGTAGTCACGCTTGTGAATGGATTGGGATAGTTCGCGTGCAACCCAAAAGCCGGCGTATCTCCTCCGGCAAGCGCATCCGTTCCAACATAAACGGCACCAAACGGCAAAGACGGCATCTCAGGCAATGAGAAAGAAACAGGCTCTCCGTTGTTGGCAATAAAAACTGCGGTCTCGTAGGGATCAAGCGTTACCGAAAACCCATCAAGCGCATCAACAAAAGAGGTATCCGCAAACAAGTGGGTATACGTGATTGGTCCATCTGTTGTCAATTCCATGGCGGCGGTGGGGTCAATCTGAATTGTACGTGCGCCGTTAGCAAAATTCACCATCACAAGCGCGTTCTCATCGAGATAAGGCCTGGCAAACGCGTATACATCATTTGATGTACTGAGCCGAACCAAATTCTGGGTACCAAATGCAGGAAATTGCTGACGCGCCTGGGCAAGCTGCTGGTGATAGCGGCCGAAGAGGCCATTAAGTTCGGTTTCCCAATTCACGGACACCCTACGCTCATCGCCATTCACGTTGCCAAAGTTGACCTCCTGCCCCTGGTAGATCATCGGCACGCCTGTCGTTGTCAGTAACATGCCTGTCAGCGGTAAAATCTGCATGGGGTTATTACCAAGTCGTTTGGCAATTCGCTCTTCATCGTGGTTCTCGAGGAATCTGAAGTACCGGGCATTCGGACCCGGCCAGAATCCGCCATTAAATGCCTGGTTGTGGTAGTTATTCAGGTCTCCGTATGTCCCTCCAATGCCGTTGAAAAAGAAATTCCAATCGTAGCCTGCATCCATGCCTCCCACAACGGTGGTACCGTTGTCATCGTCTGTGTAATACACTTCGGTTGAGAACCCTGTGCCGGCAATTTCCCCCAGAATCCAGCTGTCTGGCTTGATGCGTTTCATCAAATCTCGAATGGGCCGGCCAAACCGCTCTGGCCCATACCGACGCCACGGCCCCCAATACACGTCAAAGCGCCAACCGTCGATACCAAACTCAGTGATCCAGTGTTTGAGGATATTCAGAAATTCAGCCTGTAGATCATCATTGTCCCAATCGAGGTTGGCAAGGTCGCCAAATCCGTCGTATTTCCGGTACAGGTTTCCGCCGCCGGCTACCTGCCATATTTCTGTCAGGTTAGGCCCCCGATTGTCCAGCCCCCTGCTGTGGTCGCTTGGCTCTGTTTGGATAAAAGAACCGGGGGGCACAGCATTTCCATTTTCTTGCAACGCGTCTACCCAGGGATGGGTGGGCGAAGAATGGTTGGGTGTGATATCCATAATCACCCGAATATCCAGATCGTGCGCACGATCTACCAGGGCCTTGAAGTCTTCGTTGGTGCCAAGTTTTGGGTCTACATTGTAGAAATCAATAATGTTGTACCCACCCGAAATCTGGTCCATTACCTGGTTATGCATCACCGGCATAAACCATAGGGTATTGAATCCCATGGCAGCAATGTATTCCAGGTTATCCGTGATTTGATTAAATCTATTGCCTGGTTGATTGACGGTACCAGTAGCCTCTGGCCCAAAGCTCAGTGGGAAAATTTCGTAAACCATGGCTTTGTTAACCCAGGAAGGCGTTTCTTCGTAGGCCATTTCCCGAACCGATCCGTCTTCTTCTACAACCAGCGCAACACGCATGTGGTCTACTTCTTCGCCTCCAGCCGAAGCCGTGACATCAAAATAAAGTTCACCAGCATCCGAAGCTGTGCCGGTTGCTTCCAGGTTGTTAATGTTGACATCATCCAGTGTGGTGGTGCTGCCCGATTTATCGAACCGAATACTAACTTCCATGTCTGCCGGCGCAATGTCGGTCGGACTTAGGGAAACGGTAAACGAATTACCCATACTGGAAACGCTGGCGTCAACGAGGCCGGCTTCTAACGGGTGGCGGATCCGTTCGATACGGAGCGTATCGCTACGGACAGCGATATCGAGAAAAATTGCGTCGAGGGCGAAGCTATTGACGCCAAATTCGAGCATTACGGGGTAGTCTACACGACCATTTTCGACCGGAATGCTTTGCAATTCACCGGCAGTATTTATCAGGATGGCCTCTGTAAGCGTTGAGTCTATCGTACCGTCTAAATCAAAAATGCTGGCAGAGAGATTCACCTGCGACTGCACGGTTTTGAAGTCTGCATAATTCCAGGTAATAGGCGGTAACACCTCGCCCACTTCTACCGAATCTTGTGCGCCATTCTGATCGGTCATCACAACTTTGAACTGCGAGCCGGCTTTGATCGGGCGGTCGAGCGTATAGCTGAATAGGCCAGTTTCAGGGTCAAAGAAGGGCAATCCGTCACGCTGGAGGCCATTGATCCAAAATTGCACATCGGTTACTGATGAAGTACTAAAGAGGCCGGCAGACACCGATGCCATCAGCCCATCTTCATTTAATTCGGCTGACGCCTGGAACGCCATTGGGTCTGTCACTTCGATGACAGAATTGTTGTTGTCGGCCGTATTGATCACAGGATTCAACGGGTCAGAAATCCACTGCCAGTCTGAGCCGGCTTCATCAAAGTGCAGATGGACTTTATACTGATACGTCTGCCCAACGGTAAGCGGCTGCGTGTAAAGCCACTGGCCGAGTGAATCGTCTAGTGTCATGGCAGAAGGCGCATTAATCGCGATTGCACCGCTGTTATTTGGGCCCCATCCATTAAATTCTCCCGGCAAATAGGCGCGAACCACATCCGGATCATCTACATAGCGAAACACTACGTTTTGCGTCTGGGCTCGGGCGTCCTGGTGTTCAGCGGTAGCAGCAACGAGTAATACCAATACAAGGAAATACCTGTACATAATGCAGTGAGATTGATGATGCTGTGAGAATGATGGTTTGCTGTCCCCCGTGCCGCACGCAGATTATGGCAAGTGTACCATCGTTCGATGCAGGATTTCCCGGGGGGTAATCAATTTGTAGAAATAGATGCCGGCTTTCAGTTTCGAAAAATCTAATGCAACGTGATGTAAGCCGGCCGCATGCACGCCAGACCGCAAGGTATGCACCTCACGTCCTGTCAGATCATAAACTTTCAAAGCGATCACGCTTGTCTGCTTCAGCCTGAAACGGATCGTTGTATGCTGCAAAAATGGATTTGGATAATTCTGTAGCAATGCAGCCCCCCGTTCACTTCCAGCGGGCGCATCAGTTCCAATGTTTACGACAGCACCCTGGGTGAGCGCATAGCGCTGGTTCACAGGCAAATTGGTAAATCGCTGCACCGTGTTATTCGACCACTGAACAACAAGAGTATCCACCATGTTTAGCCCTCCCAATCCCAGATGTAATACATTGCTTTTTTGCGAACAAAAACTGTCTCCACCTGAAACGGTTTGCATCACGGTTGCTGCACCTCGCCGGAGCGTCACGCGCGTACCAATGGCCATGGTATTTTCATCCAAGCCTGTCAGGCTGAGTTGTATCCAGTTGCCAGCAATCGCTGTTTTATTGATAAGCAGACGGTTTTTGCCGGCCTCATCAGCCACAATTAGATCGGGTAAGCCGTCATTGTTAAAATCTCCGGTGGCCACACCAAACGTATTGGTTGCCAGCGCTGCACCAGCCTGGGGTGCAACATCTACAAAAACACCCGCGCGGTTTTCGTACAAAAAACTGCGCCGGCCGTCAAAGTCGAAGGTATTTCCTATAAAGAGGTCTTCATCCCCATCGTTGTCAAAATCGGCAAACACCACACCCCACGACATACCATTCAACTGGCTGCCAGACGCTTCGGTAACGTCCAGAAAAGTGCCGTCACCATTGTTATGAAACAGGTTGCCCGCTGCAATATTGGTGACATAGGCATCCGGCCATCCATCTGCATTATAGTCTCCCCATGCAACCCCCATAGCACTACGCGCAACCTGGATACCCGCCGTGTTACTCACATCAACAAACCGGGGAAAGCCGGCCTGTTGCCGGTAGAAACGGCTTTCAAGATTACCGTCGTGTACCGCAAAAAGATCGACATCGCCATCGAGATCATAGTCTTGCCAGGTGGCCTGCATGGCAATAGAGAAGTCGAATCCGCTCGTGCCGGCAAGGTCTGAATCATCTACAAACAGCGAATCGCCGCCGGCGGTATTGCGCAAGAGTTTATCGGGTGCGTCGCGTGTAGCGAGGAACAGGTCCAGCCAGCCATCTCCGTCGTAGTCCCCAAACGCTGCTGTGCCAATAGAGATGTCTACAGGCATGCCGCTATGGTCACTGACGTCAACAAATCCACCTGCAGGGTCACCCAGGAATAGTTTGTTTGCGACTTTTGCCCCGCGGGTGCCAACAAAGAGATCAGCCAACCCGTCGTTGTTAACGTCGCCCCACAACGGATTGACCGCATCACCCGACACATCCACTCCGACCTGTTGCGTGACATCGGAGAACGTTAAGTCTCCATTGTTTTGAAAGAGTACCGATTGTCCGCGTGACGCTGCTATAAAAAAGTCATCAAAGCCGTCGCCGTTAAAGTCGTGGACGGCAACACCATGGCTCCCGCCGGCAGTGAACACCCCTGCAGCTTCTGAAAGGTCTTCAAATTGGATCTGCTGCGCATGCACGGCAACGAGGCCGGCAAAGCAAAAAAGCAGACAAAAAGATATGCGAAGCGCGTTTTTCAATACTAGATAGGGTCAGGTAAAAAAGAAAAGGGGCGTACCTCCACGAGGCCGCCCCTTTTACAATTTTCATCACCCGAATTGATCAATCCAACAACCAATTCAGAATCTACTCAAACCCGTCGGGTTACTTGAGCAGAATCATTTTTTTGGTGATTGTTGTGTTGGCAGCCTGGAGGCGGTACATGTACACGCCACTTGCGAGGTCGTTGGCCTCAAAGGTTACCTGGTAGTTGGATGGCTGCTGGATGCCGTCAACCAACGTAGCAACCAGACGACCCGTCATATCAAATACTTTCAGCGATACAAAATCAACTGTATCGATGCTGTATTCAATCGTGGTTGTCGGGTTGAACGGGTTCGGATAGTTGGCCTCAAGGCGCGCCTGCGTTGGCAGTTCGCCACCAAGATCTTCTACCGATGTGAGTACGGGGTTCGTTTCAAATGGCAGCAAGCCGGCAGGTAAATACACTTCTTCTTCAAACGTGTATTCCGTTGGCCACGATCCGTCCATGTTGGCAGGGATGTAACGCGTACGGCGCCGGCCGGCATCGCTAAATCCACCACCAGCTTCTTCACCCGAATTCATTCCAACGAATGCATACTTATACTGGATTGCACCATACGTTGGCCCCATTACATCAATGGAACCGGTATAGAGGCCATCTGCATCGTCATCCGTAAGAATGATGTTATCGGTGCTGATTTGGTAGTTACCATCGCCATCACGGAATAGCCCTTGAGAGAACGCCCACAGCGCATCACCGTGCAAGTTAACCGTAACTGTGTCTGTTGCAGGATCAAATGGAGAAGCCATGTCTACGAGCGCAGAGTCCATCCGCACCTGGAAAGTCAGGGTAACCGTGTTGCCTTCAGGGATGATGTTGCCTGGCAATACATCATTGAAGAATTGGATACCGAGATCCTGCTCTGTGGTACCTTCAAACAACAGCGGTCTGTTAGCACCCGTAGTAGAGATAGGCTCTTCCCAACCACTTGGCGGATCTTCACCAAACTCTGCGACAAAGTTTTCATCGTTATGGTTGATGAAAAACTTGTAGTTCCAGGCAGTTTCAGGGAAAGCGGTGAGGGCAAAAGCGCCTTCAAAAAGATCTTCCCCTGGAACACGGATCAGTTCACAGATGGTAGGATCGCTACAACCCCAGCCATTAAAGTCGCCACGGACTTCCAAAGAATCACCGCGGCCACGATCGTAGAGCCCGATGGCTTCAAGCGGCGTGGTATCTACAGCAAAAAGCAAGGTTGAAGTGACCTGCTCGACACCGGAAACAGGTGTATCGTTGCTGAAATACTGCCAGTACAGCGTAGTATCGCTGGCTGGAATCGTAAACGTGCGGTTATCACTGCTCTCCCAGTTCTCGTCGGTATCTTCCTGGATAAACTTGTATTCCTGTACCTGTCCAGCAAGCGAATCAGGGAAGTATGCAACGCCAGACCACAGGTGGTAGCCAGGTACAGCTGAAGCATCACTTTCCTGCGTCAATAGCAACTGTGTTGCACCCCAATCGAGTGGCCCATTGCCACCACGAGGGTCTCCACGCACACCAACGGTGTTGGCCATGTCTTCCGGATCGTACCCGCCGTTCACAGCAGATTCAGTGTTCATAAATACACGGAACCACACACCAACGTGACCTTCCATGGGTTCGAACGGACGCCAGTCATAAGGTTTGTCGT
It encodes the following:
- a CDS encoding LD-carboxypeptidase translates to MKPKALAVGDTVGLVSPAGVTYETVQIEIIEETLDVLGLKMKAGEHMMNRWGYFAGTDEERATDINTMFSDDSVDAIFALHGGWGSARIIEKIDYGLIRKNPKIFMGYSDVTALLLALYAQTGLITFHGPNGNSVWNPFAAQYLDALVFKGDQVLYKNPKTEGQGLVPIENRTRTITTGKARGRLVGGNLTVLTAMLGSPRMPEWSGHILFLEDIGEAVYRVDRMMTQLKLAGVLDQISGFVFGACTDCKADSGYNSFTLSEVIDQHIKPLGIPAYAGAMIGHIKDKFTIPIGIEAEIDAENGTIQLLEAAVENRE
- a CDS encoding alpha-amylase family glycosyl hydrolase, with product MYRYFLVLVLLVAATAEHQDARAQTQNVVFRYVDDPDVVRAYLPGEFNGWGPNNSGAIAINAPSAMTLDDSLGQWLYTQPLTVGQTYQYKVHLHFDEAGSDWQWISDPLNPVINTADNNNSVIEVTDPMAFQASAELNEDGLMASVSAGLFSTSSVTDVQFWINGLQRDGLPFFDPETGLFSYTLDRPIKAGSQFKVVMTDQNGAQDSVEVGEVLPPITWNYADFKTVQSQVNLSASIFDLDGTIDSTLTEAILINTAGELQSIPVENGRVDYPVMLEFGVNSFALDAIFLDIAVRSDTLRIERIRHPLEAGLVDASVSSMGNSFTVSLSPTDIAPADMEVSIRFDKSGSTTTLDDVNINNLEATGTASDAGELYFDVTASAGGEEVDHMRVALVVEEDGSVREMAYEETPSWVNKAMVYEIFPLSFGPEATGTVNQPGNRFNQITDNLEYIAAMGFNTLWFMPVMHNQVMDQISGGYNIIDFYNVDPKLGTNEDFKALVDRAHDLDIRVIMDITPNHSSPTHPWVDALQENGNAVPPGSFIQTEPSDHSRGLDNRGPNLTEIWQVAGGGNLYRKYDGFGDLANLDWDNDDLQAEFLNILKHWITEFGIDGWRFDVYWGPWRRYGPERFGRPIRDLMKRIKPDSWILGEIAGTGFSTEVYYTDDDNGTTVVGGMDAGYDWNFFFNGIGGTYGDLNNYHNQAFNGGFWPGPNARYFRFLENHDEERIAKRLGNNPMQILPLTGMLLTTTGVPMIYQGQEVNFGNVNGDERRVSVNWETELNGLFGRYHQQLAQARQQFPAFGTQNLVRLSTSNDVYAFARPYLDENALVMVNFANGARTIQIDPTAAMELTTDGPITYTHLFADTSFVDALDGFSVTLDPYETAVFIANNGEPVSFSLPEMPSLPFGAVYVGTDALAGGDTPAFGLHANYPNPFTSVTTIPYAIDRSGAVRLEVFDVLGRRVATLVDENKLSGVYQATWGAARVAPGVYFARLVTGEKTATTQLVIAR
- a CDS encoding FG-GAP-like repeat-containing protein produces the protein MKNALRISFCLLFCFAGLVAVHAQQIQFEDLSEAAGVFTAGGSHGVAVHDFNGDGFDDFFIAASRGQSVLFQNNGDLTFSDVTQQVGVDVSGDAVNPLWGDVNNDGLADLFVGTRGAKVANKLFLGDPAGGFVDVSDHSGMPVDISIGTAAFGDYDGDGWLDLFLATRDAPDKLLRNTAGGDSLFVDDSDLAGTSGFDFSIAMQATWQDYDLDGDVDLFAVHDGNLESRFYRQQAGFPRFVDVSNTAGIQVARSAMGVAWGDYNADGWPDAYVTNIAAGNLFHNNGDGTFLDVTEASGSQLNGMSWGVVFADFDNDGDEDLFIGNTFDFDGRRSFLYENRAGVFVDVAPQAGAALATNTFGVATGDFNNDGLPDLIVADEAGKNRLLINKTAIAGNWIQLSLTGLDENTMAIGTRVTLRRGAATVMQTVSGGDSFCSQKSNVLHLGLGGLNMVDTLVVQWSNNTVQRFTNLPVNQRYALTQGAVVNIGTDAPAGSERGAALLQNYPNPFLQHTTIRFRLKQTSVIALKVYDLTGREVHTLRSGVHAAGLHHVALDFSKLKAGIYFYKLITPREILHRTMVHLP
- a CDS encoding T9SS type A sorting domain-containing protein translates to MRLSTTQIGKVLVALFLMVGFSSTALAQRTVTLQLNTASLSDTTSTSSLIEVRGAVDGTAPATLADGNVINWNEESTLEPVNIGGDYWEVSFQIDEASAMEFKYFSQQADDSEAALGGWEDGGNHMLAAGSNDTTLTVHFYEKGDDKPYDWRPFEPMEGHVGVWFRVFMNTESAVNGGYDPEDMANTVGVRGDPRGGNGPLDWGATQLLLTQESDASAVPGYHLWSGVAYFPDSLAGQVQEYKFIQEDTDENWESSDNRTFTIPASDTTLYWQYFSNDTPVSGVEQVTSTLLFAVDTTPLEAIGLYDRGRGDSLEVRGDFNGWGCSDPTICELIRVPGEDLFEGAFALTAFPETAWNYKFFINHNDENFVAEFGEDPPSGWEEPISTTGANRPLLFEGTTEQDLGIQFFNDVLPGNIIPEGNTVTLTFQVRMDSALVDMASPFDPATDTVTVNLHGDALWAFSQGLFRDGDGNYQISTDNIILTDDDADGLYTGSIDVMGPTYGAIQYKYAFVGMNSGEEAGGGFSDAGRRRTRYIPANMDGSWPTEYTFEEEVYLPAGLLPFETNPVLTSVEDLGGELPTQARLEANYPNPFNPTTTIEYSIDTVDFVSLKVFDMTGRLVATLVDGIQQPSNYQVTFEANDLASGVYMYRLQAANTTITKKMILLK